CAGCCTTGAGTGTTGAGATAATTTTTCATCTGACTCTTGCTAACGCTCATGAGGTCTCAGTTCCTGTCCCGCCAGCAAATGCTGAACGCGGGGTATCATTAACGAATTCTTAGTAATACCGACAAAATGGCAGAGAAACGCAATATCTTTCTGGTTGGGCCGATGGGTGCCGGCAAAAGCACTATTGGCCGTCAGTTGGCTCAGCAACTCAACATGGAGTTCTTCGATTCCGATCAGGAAATTGAGCGACGCACCGGAGCGGATGTGGGCTGGGTTTTTGATGTCGAAGGCGAAGCTGGCTTTCGCGATCGCGAAGAAAAAATCATTAACGAACTGACCGAGAAGCAAGGCATCGTCCTGGCGACAGGCGGTGGTTCCGTCAAATCCCGGGAAACGCGTAATCGTCTCTCCGCCCGCGGTGTTGTGGTTTATCTTGAAACCACCATCGAGAAGCAACTGGCGCGCACTCAACGTGACAAAAAACGTCCGTTGCTGCAGGTGGATTCACCGCCGCGCGAAGTGCTCGAAGCGCTGGCTGGCGAACGTAACCCGCTCTACGAAGAGATCGCCGATGTAACCATTCGCACAGATGATCAGAGTGCGAAAGTGGTGGCGAATCAGATTATCCACATGTTGGAAAAAAGTTGATCCAACGTTCGAAGGCTCTTTAACAGGTATCGAGCATCATGGAGAAGATCACCGTCTCACTGGGGGAACGCAGTTACCCCATCACTATCGCCGCCGGACTGTTTAACGATCCGGCTTCTTTTTGGCCGCTAACTGCG
This genomic window from Pantoea sp. Lij88 contains:
- the aroK gene encoding shikimate kinase AroK, with the translated sequence MAEKRNIFLVGPMGAGKSTIGRQLAQQLNMEFFDSDQEIERRTGADVGWVFDVEGEAGFRDREEKIINELTEKQGIVLATGGGSVKSRETRNRLSARGVVVYLETTIEKQLARTQRDKKRPLLQVDSPPREVLEALAGERNPLYEEIADVTIRTDDQSAKVVANQIIHMLEKS